In a genomic window of Arcticibacter tournemirensis:
- the rsmI gene encoding 16S rRNA (cytidine(1402)-2'-O)-methyltransferase has product MSKLYLVPTPIGNLEDMTFRAVRILKEADVILAEDTRTSAPLLKHFGIEKKVFAHHQHNEHKASSEIVRFLKEGKMVALISDAGTPAVSDPGFFLVREALKNEIQVECLPGPTAFVPALVNSGLPTDRFTFEGFLPVKKGRQTRLKELAEEDRTMIFYESPHRLLKSLEELAAVLGEERQASVSRELTKVFEETVRGTLPEIKNYFETHTLKGEFVICVGGKGRT; this is encoded by the coding sequence ATGAGTAAACTATACCTGGTTCCCACTCCCATAGGCAATCTCGAAGATATGACCTTCAGAGCAGTAAGGATATTGAAGGAAGCTGATGTGATCCTGGCGGAAGATACCCGTACAAGTGCACCGCTACTTAAACATTTCGGGATAGAAAAGAAAGTATTCGCGCATCATCAGCATAACGAGCACAAGGCGAGCAGCGAGATTGTACGCTTCCTTAAGGAGGGGAAAATGGTGGCCCTCATCTCTGATGCCGGGACGCCTGCGGTATCTGATCCTGGTTTTTTTCTGGTGAGGGAGGCGCTGAAAAATGAAATTCAGGTTGAATGCCTGCCCGGCCCCACAGCTTTTGTACCCGCGTTGGTTAATTCGGGACTTCCGACCGACAGGTTTACTTTCGAGGGGTTTCTGCCGGTCAAGAAAGGACGGCAAACGCGTTTGAAGGAGCTGGCGGAGGAAGACCGGACAATGATCTTTTACGAATCACCCCACCGCCTTCTGAAGTCGCTCGAAGAGCTGGCAGCTGTTCTGGGCGAGGAGCGACAGGCATCTGTGTCGCGGGAGCTTACCAAGGTGTTTGAGGAAACCGTTCGGGGTACTCTTCCTGAAATTAAAAACTATTTCGAGACCCATACATTAAAGGGAGAATTTGTAATTTGCGTTGGCGGAAAAGGCAGAACTTAA
- the serS gene encoding serine--tRNA ligase, translating to MLQVSYIRENRENVLERLSVKNFKQPELVDEIIALDEERRQTQSQLDSTSADANSIARQIGDLMRQGQKEQAEALKAQSPLLKEKIKVLGEKLTSLEEEMQNKIVLLPNLPHRSVPLGSTPEENEVAFEYGEKPSLPTNALPHWELAIKYDIIDFELGNKITGAGFPVYKGKGAKLQRALINFFLDNAEEAGYREMQPPIVVNEASGFGTGQLPDKEGQMYHVGIDNLYLIPTAEVPITNLYRDVILREEDLPVKNCAYTPCFRREAGSYGAHVRGLNRLHQFDKVEIVQVAHPDKSYGILEDMSAHVQSLLKKLELPYRVLRLCGGDMSFTSALTYDMEVWCAAQARWLEVSSVSNFETFQSNRLKLRFRGKEGKPQLAHTLNGSALALPRIVASLLENNQTEKGIRIPEALIPYTKFEWID from the coding sequence ATGCTGCAAGTTAGTTATATCCGCGAAAACAGGGAAAATGTTTTGGAACGATTGTCTGTTAAAAATTTTAAACAGCCTGAGCTGGTAGATGAGATCATCGCTTTAGATGAAGAACGCCGCCAGACACAGTCGCAGCTTGACTCCACTTCAGCAGATGCAAATTCCATTGCGCGGCAGATCGGCGATCTGATGCGGCAGGGTCAGAAAGAGCAAGCCGAAGCCCTTAAAGCTCAAAGCCCGCTCCTGAAAGAGAAAATAAAGGTTCTGGGCGAAAAGCTGACCTCTCTTGAAGAAGAGATGCAAAACAAGATTGTGCTGCTGCCTAACCTTCCGCACAGGTCGGTCCCTCTGGGATCAACACCGGAAGAAAATGAAGTAGCCTTCGAATATGGAGAAAAACCATCCTTGCCAACCAACGCCCTGCCTCATTGGGAGCTTGCGATTAAATATGATATTATCGATTTTGAACTGGGGAATAAGATCACAGGTGCGGGCTTTCCCGTTTATAAAGGCAAAGGAGCAAAGCTGCAAAGAGCGCTGATTAACTTTTTCCTCGACAATGCTGAGGAAGCAGGATACCGAGAAATGCAGCCACCTATTGTAGTAAACGAGGCTTCAGGATTCGGTACCGGCCAGTTACCGGATAAAGAGGGACAGATGTATCACGTAGGTATTGACAATCTTTATCTCATCCCGACTGCCGAAGTGCCTATTACTAACCTTTACCGCGACGTCATCTTAAGAGAAGAAGATCTGCCGGTAAAAAATTGTGCCTACACCCCTTGCTTCCGTCGCGAAGCTGGTTCATATGGTGCACATGTGCGGGGATTAAACCGGCTGCATCAGTTTGATAAAGTGGAAATAGTTCAGGTTGCGCATCCCGATAAGTCATACGGGATTCTCGAAGATATGAGTGCCCACGTTCAGTCGCTGCTAAAAAAGCTTGAACTTCCTTACCGGGTATTACGTCTTTGCGGGGGAGACATGAGCTTTACATCCGCTCTTACTTACGACATGGAAGTATGGTGCGCTGCACAGGCCCGCTGGCTTGAAGTTTCGTCTGTATCTAACTTCGAGACCTTCCAGAGCAACAGGCTGAAATTACGTTTCAGGGGAAAAGAGGGCAAACCTCAGTTAGCTCACACCCTCAATGGAAGTGCGCTTGCATTGCCAAGGATCGTAGCCTCCTTACTGGAAAACAATCAGACAGAGAAGGGAATCCGTATTCCGGAAGCCCTCATTCCATATACTAAGTTTGAATGGATTGATTAA
- a CDS encoding PQQ-dependent sugar dehydrogenase, translating into MRTIALLSVATVIFVACQSNSPDHASTPDEHQDSTLSPVETKKPNTTYKPAFEGQTRIAGVRTKAGLDVKVVAEGLRNPWGMVNLPDGRILITEKGGTMRIVSTSGQLSAPITGLPPVNDSGQGGLLDVAIDPDFSQNRLVYWSFSQNVPPGTLTALGKGKLSADEQRIEGAAVIYQAKPAFNSSLHYGSRLEWDKQGNLFMSTGERSDIVSRPQAQQLNSALGKVLHLTKDGKPVAGNPFMNKDGALPEIYSYGHRNVQGLATHPETGDLWEIEFGPRGGDEVNRIQAGKDYGWPEITYGLEYSGERIGKAITQKEGMEQPVYYWDPVVSPSGAVFYSGNMFPEWKNNLFIGALSGMHIVRLVIKDNKVVGEERLLEDMKNRIRDVLQGPDGSLYAITDGGNGKLLQIRSK; encoded by the coding sequence ATGAGAACAATAGCTCTTTTATCGGTAGCAACTGTGATTTTTGTTGCTTGCCAGTCAAACAGTCCAGACCACGCTTCGACTCCCGATGAGCATCAGGATAGCACATTGAGTCCTGTCGAGACTAAAAAGCCCAATACTACCTACAAACCTGCTTTTGAGGGACAGACACGTATTGCAGGCGTTCGTACCAAAGCCGGCCTGGACGTGAAGGTCGTGGCAGAGGGACTTAGAAATCCATGGGGAATGGTGAACCTGCCTGATGGACGGATCCTGATCACCGAGAAAGGTGGTACCATGCGCATTGTAAGCACATCGGGGCAGCTTAGTGCTCCAATCACCGGACTTCCTCCTGTGAATGACAGCGGACAGGGTGGATTGCTTGACGTCGCCATTGATCCGGACTTCTCGCAGAATCGTCTTGTATACTGGAGCTTTTCGCAAAATGTACCGCCGGGAACGCTGACGGCTCTTGGCAAGGGGAAGCTTTCGGCGGATGAACAGCGTATTGAAGGCGCGGCAGTGATCTATCAGGCGAAACCTGCTTTTAACAGTTCGCTGCACTATGGGTCGCGGCTTGAATGGGATAAACAGGGTAATTTGTTTATGAGCACCGGCGAACGTTCTGATATCGTATCCCGTCCTCAGGCTCAACAGCTCAATTCGGCGCTGGGAAAGGTGCTGCACCTTACTAAAGACGGGAAGCCTGTGGCAGGAAACCCTTTCATGAACAAGGATGGTGCATTACCTGAAATCTATTCATACGGACACCGTAATGTTCAGGGTCTGGCTACTCATCCTGAGACAGGCGACCTGTGGGAAATAGAATTTGGTCCGCGTGGAGGAGATGAAGTCAATCGTATTCAGGCAGGCAAAGATTACGGATGGCCTGAGATCACTTACGGGCTAGAGTATAGCGGGGAACGCATCGGCAAGGCCATTACTCAGAAAGAGGGGATGGAACAACCTGTTTATTACTGGGATCCCGTAGTTTCGCCCAGCGGGGCAGTGTTTTATAGCGGAAACATGTTTCCCGAATGGAAAAACAATCTGTTCATTGGAGCTTTAAGCGGTATGCATATTGTAAGGTTGGTAATTAAGGATAATAAAGTGGTAGGAGAGGAACGTCTGCTGGAAGATATGAAAAACCGCATCCGCGATGTCCTCCAGGGGCCGGATGGATCCTTATATGCAATAACCGACGGGGGAAACGGAAAACTTCTACAGATCCGCAGTAAATGA